From Carassius auratus strain Wakin chromosome 22, ASM336829v1, whole genome shotgun sequence, a single genomic window includes:
- the LOC113040075 gene encoding ATP synthase subunit delta, mitochondrial-like → MMAARFLLRRAVPALRHARSYADAPASQQMSFTFASPTQVFFKEANVKQIDVPTLTGAFGILPAHVPTLQVLRPGVVTVFNDDGSSTKYFVSSGSVTVNADSSVQLLAEEAVPLDSLDLAAAKANLEKAQSDLGGVSDEAARTEVLISIEANEAIVKALE, encoded by the exons ATGATGGCAGCGAGGTTTCTCCTTCGTCGCGCGGTCCCCGCGCTAAGACACGCGCGCTCTTACGCCGATGCGCCCGCGTCGCAGCAGATGTCCTTCACTTTCGCGTCGCCGACTCAG GTGTTCTTCAAGGAAGCCAATGTAAAACAGATCGATGTCCCAACACTGACGGGCGCCTTTGGTATCCTCCCAGCCCATGTCCCCACACTGCAGGTGCTCCGGCCCGGCGTAGTCACCGTCTTCAATGACGATGGTTCCTCTACTAAGTATTTCG TGAGCAGCGGATCAGTCACCGTCAATGCCGACTCTTCGGTGCAGCTGCTGGCGGAGGAGGCCGTTCCTCTGGACAGCCTGGACCTCGCA GCGGCGAAAGCGAACCTGGAGAAAGCCCAGTCGGACCTGGGGGGCGTTTCAGATGAAGCCGCCCGGACTGAGGTTCTGATCAGCATAGAAGCAAACGAGGCAATCGTCAAAGCACTGGAGTAA